The genomic region CTCCGCTCGTCATGGCTTGCTCGTATCAGCAGTTGATCGGAATTCAGTCCGCCAGGCTATTCAGTGTCTATATCCTGATCGCATTCTATCTGGCTCTACAAACGACCTTCGCGCTGAAATCATGCGGTGCGGCCCTCCAGGTGTTGGAGCATGCCTAGGGTGCTTTAACCCGTTGGAAACAGCCGCCCCCGATTCCGAGATGCAGGCCCAACTACGACAGGATCCGGAGTTAGCCTTAGAGGTATCAAAGAGCCTCCATATCTCAGTAGCTGAAGTTCACGCATGGGCTCAAAATGCAACTTGTGGTGAAACAGGCGACCGGATTTTGGGATATTTACGTCATGCCGACGATGGCCCCGATCGCTTCGCAGTCGGATTCGTCTCAGTGATGGCCGGTGCTTTATTGGCGGCAGAAACCATTAAAGAACTGCTCCATAGCCCTCTGCCGCTAAACGATATAAGAAATCGCGCAACGTTTCAATTCGTGACGCCGGCCTCGCCTTGGAATGGCTCAAAACCCTACCGTAGAGAGGAGCAATGCACGCTATGTGCGCCTGGCACCGACGCACATCGTATCTGGACCAAGCGATTTCAAAGCCACGCCCCCAGAGGTTAACAGAAGATAGGAAAGAAGCGAGGAGTAGAAAGCATTCGCCTCCTACCTCTCCATCTAAATGCATTGGCCTCTGGATTGATCTCAAGCATCTAGGCATACAAGCAATGCTGCTCAACGCCATGGCTGTATAATAGGGCGACCAGGACAATCCAAAAGCCACCATCACCCTAGAGCGTATCTAGGATTTTAGGTATTGGCAAAATTGCCGCAGCCAAAGACAAGATGCCATGACCGCATACGAGCGTCAACAAAACGACATAGCAGTATGTCAGAGGCGTTCTCAATGTAATGAGGTTAGACAATTATTCTCGTTGATAATCTTATCCATTCCCTCACACACCCCGCAAGCCACGCAGCAACCCCGCCGCCGTCTCCAGCGTCTCGGGATTCTTACATTAGCAAAACCGCACTTTCATCCGCCCGAGTTTGTGATCGCTATTGAAGCTGCCGCCGGGGACGACGGCGACGCCGTGGTTTTCGATGAGCCAGTGGGCGAATGCGATGTCGTTGTCCCAGCCGAGGCCGGCGATGTCGGTCATGATGTAGTAGGCTCCGTGCGGGTCATAGACTCAGCCGGGTGTTCTGTACAGTTAAAGCAACCCGCATTGAGGTCCGAAATCGCACCTCCCTTTTCACCGCACGAGCCGGAGCAGATCCCACCCAATCATAATCACCGTTCCTGCAACAAGAATGGCGAACAGAAGACGCAGCACGCGATTTGCCAAGTAATGCGTAGTAAGCGCTCCAAGTTGCGCGCCTATGGAAGAGCCAATCAGGATTGCCATGGCCAGCTTCAAACTTACGTACCCATGGAGCGCCTGTTCCACGGTTCCGAGGGCAACCGTCACGAACAGCAGCAGCACGCCGGTGCCTGCGGCGTTGCGTACGGAAAGGCCAATTCCGTAGAGCAAAATGGGCATGAACAGAACGCCGCCACCGATGCCCATCAGGCCCGACGCCAGTCCCAGGACAAACCCGAGATAGCTCAGCATCAGCACGGAGACTTGCGTCAGCTGTACGCCGGGCAGATCGATGTATGGAGGAATGCGTACTTTCGACACGAGCGGGCCAGGAATCGTCAGGTCGCCGCGCGGCGCCGCGTTGCGCGCCTGCCAGGCGTCACGGAATTTATAGAAGGCGGTAAAAGACAGCAGGACGATGAAGAGCAAATCGAGCACGACCTGCACGGCGGGAACGCTTCCTCCGCCGCCGATCCTCCATGAGCCAAGCGACGTCAGGTAGGCAAGCAGCCGAGTGCCGGCGTCGACGCCCATCAAGCTGCCGCCCATCATCACCAAATCGATGCGAGGTTCTCCGCGTTTCATCTGGCGGTATTTGAGAAACGAACTGATAGACGTGCCACACTTCTGCGCCAGCGCCGAACCGACAGCCACGGGAGCAGGAACGCCGAAAACATAGATGAGCATCGGCGTGAGCAGAAAGCCGCCGCCAACGCCGAACATACCCGCGATGTATCCGATCAGCAAACCAACCGCAGCCAGTGCGGGAAGAGAAACGGCGTGACCGATCCCCGCTCCAAGACGAACCAACAGCATCGTCTGGTTTCCTCAAATGTGATAGTCGAGTGGAAGCGTCGGGGCTTCGCCGTCGCGTTCGCTTACGGACGAATGCGGGCTTAACACCCGTCGTTCAATCTTGCTGGAAATCCAGTAGACGATCACCCCCCAGATTGCGGGAACGCAAACGCACAGCGCGGCGTAGGCCAGCAGATTCCATGGCATGAGAATTTTCTCCTCGTCCTCAACATCGCAGATCAATAGCATTGTACCTACGGGCGACGCGGAAAAACTTCTAAGGAATTGTGTATAAACGCCTTAATATAGAGGTATAGCTATATTGTGATAAACAATAAAACACAAGATCAAGAACTCATCGACATGGAAACGCTGGAGCGTGTGGCTCCGATCATTCGCAACGCGGCACATCCGATTCGGCTTCGTATCCTGGACTTTTTGCGGCAGCAGGGGCAGCCATGTACCGTGACACAAATTATGGAGGCGGCGGGCATCGGACAGGCGCTGGTCAGCCAGCAGCTCCGTATCCTCAAGGATCAAGGCGTTCTGTCCGCGCGACGCGAAGGCAATTATATGCGCTATGATATCGCCGACAGCAGCGTCCTTCTTCTGCTCGACTGTATCCGCGAGCATCAAGTCCAATGAGCATTTAGGAGAATTCAAAACAATGGATGTCATAACGCCGCAGGAGGCTCAGGCGAACATACTGGTCGATGGAGCTTCGCTCATCGACGTGCGCGGATTTGACGAGTTTGCGGCGGGACATGCTCCGCAGGCGAAATGTATCCCCCTTGCGGCTTTGGAGCGGCGTGCGGGGAAATCGCAACGGATCGCACGGTGTTTGTTATTTGCCGTTCAGGAAATCGGAGCGCAATGGCGGCGGAGCGTCTGCTCTCTCTGGGAATGGTCAATATCGTCGATGTCCAGGGCGGAATGGCGGCGTGGGAACACGCTGGTCTTCCCGTTGAAAAACAGGAGGCGGCGATGCCGCTGGAGCGGCAAGTACGGATTGTCGCGGGCGCGCTCGTATTTGGCTTCTCTTTGTTAGGGTTCTTTGTTAACTTTACATTTTTCTATGGGTCCGCATTGATCGGTTTTATGCTCGCTTTCACGGGCATTCTGGGGCTTTGCCCGATGATGTCACTCTTAAAACTGATGCCATGGAATCGTGTGTCGATCCTCACAAAATAGTGGTTTTAAGTATAAACTGCGCACATCATGAGTTGAGAGGCATCAATGCTCGCGGTATGGCCAATTACGCTTTGGCGACGAGCATCAATGTCCCTTGATCTGCCGTCATTTTGTCATCAAAGCCAATTACGGGATGTTCTTTGGCTTGGGCGCTTGCGGAGCGAGCGGCTTTTGATCGGTAAAGGCAAGCGCCGGACAGTTGACCACGATATTGGCCGATCCGAGCGGCGAGCCGCCGGGCGCCGTCACCCACCCTTTTTTCGCCAGATGACGAACCTGGTTGGCGTCCATCTGGGCGACGTTCAATTCGCGAGCGACAGCTTGTGGGCTCCACTCACCGACATGGACGTCCCAAAGCGGCGTGTACTGGGCGCGCATCTTAGGATCGCTCAGCGTGGGGAAGTTCTCCAGCACGTTGCGGGCGTCGCCGCCCATGCGCAGCGACTCCATTAGACCGGAGTTGTCCAGGCTGGCGTCTTCGTCGTTGTGGCCGTCGATGATGACATGGTTCAGACCCTGAGCCGGCGGACTGGCTTTATGCGTCTGGCCATTGACGAAGGTAAAGAGGGCGGCGCGCGCCGACATGGACGGGTCCTTGCCTCCGTTGGGTGAAGGGGATGTGTTCAGTCCAGGCGCGAAGTTCGCGCGCTCAATGACGGAAGATCCGGCGTCCGAATCGTCGAAGGAAAGATACAGCACGGGCTCGCCATCGGCGAATCCACGCACGAACAGCAGATCCACGGTCATTTTGTCGGTGTCGATCGCTGTCACGCGGTCCTGAGTATTCTTGTGCGTCTTGACGTCGAACGGCCCATCCCCCGTGGCGACGATGGGGGCGTTGTAGACAACACGACCATTACCGATCTTCACAAATGAGCTGTAATGGATATCGCCCATGCTGCCAGGAGAAGCGCCGAGAGGCGGGAATCCCTTCTCGCTC from Capsulimonas corticalis harbors:
- a CDS encoding sulfite exporter TauE/SafE family protein; protein product: MLLVRLGAGIGHAVSLPALAAVGLLIGYIAGMFGVGGGFLLTPMLIYVFGVPAPVAVGSALAQKCGTSISSFLKYRQMKRGEPRIDLVMMGGSLMGVDAGTRLLAYLTSLGSWRIGGGGSVPAVQVVLDLLFIVLLSFTAFYKFRDAWQARNAAPRGDLTIPGPLVSKVRIPPYIDLPGVQLTQVSVLMLSYLGFVLGLASGLMGIGGGVLFMPILLYGIGLSVRNAAGTGVLLLFVTVALGTVEQALHGYVSLKLAMAILIGSSIGAQLGALTTHYLANRVLRLLFAILVAGTVIMIGWDLLRLVR
- a CDS encoding ArsR/SmtB family transcription factor produces the protein MINNKTQDQELIDMETLERVAPIIRNAAHPIRLRILDFLRQQGQPCTVTQIMEAAGIGQALVSQQLRILKDQGVLSARREGNYMRYDIADSSVLLLLDCIREHQVQ
- a CDS encoding rhodanese-like domain-containing protein, with the translated sequence MAAERLLSLGMVNIVDVQGGMAAWEHAGLPVEKQEAAMPLERQVRIVAGALVFGFSLLGFFVNFTFFYGSALIGFMLAFTGILGLCPMMSLLKLMPWNRVSILTK